CTTGGACACTCATGGGTCATGAGTATGTTGAGATGAAGAACACTCTAGCTGTTGTTGATGCCTATCGAAGGGCTATAGATATAAATCCGTGTGATTATCAAGCCTGGTATGGGTTGAGACGAGTATATGAGATGATGAGCATGCCCTATTATGCTCTTCATTACTTTCGAAAATCAGTTTTCCTACAGCCAAATGATTCTCAGTTATGGATTGCCATGGGTCAGTGCTATGAAACCGACCAGCTTCAAATGCTTGAGGATGCCATCAAGTGTTACAAAAGGGCAACAAATTTTAATGACACTGAGGCAATAGCTCTGCACCAGCTAGCAAAGCTAAGTAAGGATCTGAAGCGTTCTGAAGAAGCTGCATtttactacaaaaaaaaaaaaaaaaaaaaagatttggagATGATGGAAGCTGAAGAGAGGGAAGGGCCAAATTTGGTTGAAGCTCTGTTTTTTCTTGCTACATACTACAAATCCCAGAAGAGATTTAAAGAAGCAGAGATCTATTGCACCCGTCTTCTTGATTACACTGGCCTAGAGAAGGAAACTGCAAAGAGTTTACTTCGGGGAATAAGAAAAGCACAATCTGGTTTCCCTTCTATTGATATTGAGCATTTGCCCCCCTGATACTTCCTTCATGTGATAGTGGtataaaaatctttaaagcaGGTATGACCTGACCTAGTTTCTACCTTTGGAAATTAGTGATGAAAAGCTTGGGATCCCACTTCTATATGGTTTGCATGGCCTCATTGGGGCCACGTgtcatcttcattttcatttttttttattttaaaaatagtttttccaattcccatttttcaaataattttcctaagccctattttgtaaataattcctcaaatttctttttttttttttaaataatttcaaatcatcaaatttttcatccttagcattttttttaggttccaaaaacccattttttttaatcaaaatgttgatgccatttttctttttgccaTGTAACTTTCATAACTCccagggtttttttttttttaaaaaaaatgttttaaaataagtttgaatttattttcgtaattccaagtgatggaatttgtgaaattgattcactcaaaataaaacgggttttggtgggggccccataTTATTGgatgttttatttgaaaatcaatttgattgaATGGTGATATGAGTGACATATTTCATGTTCGTTACTATGCACTAACCCTATTTCTTGTTAGTTCATTGTGGCTCATCGTCCAGGTACGCATCTATTCACATTCTGGTCTTcctatatgcatgttttgattctcacatgtgcatgatcactctgagtattcattgatttatttatcaatcaccatacttgcttcattttattagtagagacccatttctagggacttagaggggtgctacggtttttactgtaccttctcgataagtaacctgacccttgaACCTaatccgatttttcacagaccaccttttccgaataaggagtcacacttagggttttctttcttattttatttaccctttaaaaataaaacaaaaataagtggcaactccaagtcattttcataatcaataaatcatttttcaaatgaaaatcgaGTGGAAGTGCATTGAGCCTAAATGTGGGGTctacaaaatggcgactccactagggatCGTTTAGAGGGTCGAACTTGAACTTaaaatgaagcaaatgtggcatttgatgagtcgatcagtgggtacttatctcttgattgcacattgagtgTTTCTGGATATTATTGGATGCATGATTggttattgtatttatttgagATGTTGATGTACTGATTATggtgattgattatcttgattgaggCTTTTGATGTAGCGATTCTTTCTGTGCTTCATTGTTATATCTATTTGAGACACTTGACATGCTAATTGTGATGATCGATTATTTTGATTAGGGATCTCAAGGTAACTATTTTTTCTGTGCTTCATTGCCATATTCATTTGAGACATTAATATGTTGATTGTATTGATCGATTATCTTACTTTGTTTAGCATAGTGATCCTGATTTTTGCCATGTTCGTTCTGATCATTTCACATGTATAGACTCGCCATTGTACATCATTTGACTTGACATGTTGACTCACCTATATTGTATATTCTCTTGATTGTCTTCAAGCATGATGTCTGTATCACTATTCATTCTGATCGTCACGGCTTGTATGTatacatgagtgatatatcttgTATTCTGCCTAACTGTATGTTGGatgacttttcttcttctgC
Above is a genomic segment from Vitis riparia cultivar Riparia Gloire de Montpellier isolate 1030 chromosome 7, EGFV_Vit.rip_1.0, whole genome shotgun sequence containing:
- the LOC117918150 gene encoding anaphase-promoting complex subunit 8-like is translated as MRVVEEDQIRWKGLGSFFFRQLPGLLHSILVEMGSSEDMDMYSNVLYVKECFSTLSYLAHRVSLTDKYRPESCCIIGNYYSLKRQHEKSVVYFRRALKLNKNYLSAWTLMGHEYVEMKNTLAVVDAYRRAIDINPCDYQAWYGLRRVYEMMSMPYYALHYFRKSVFLQPNDSQLWIAMGQCYETDQLQMLEDAIKCYKRATNFNDTEAIALHQLAKLSKDLKRSEEAAFYYKKKKKKKDLEMMEAEEREGPNLVEALFFLATYYKSQKRFKEAEIYCTRLLDYTGLEKETAKSLLRGIRKAQSGFPSIDIEHLPP